A single Lolium perenne isolate Kyuss_39 chromosome 6, Kyuss_2.0, whole genome shotgun sequence DNA region contains:
- the LOC127306577 gene encoding lysine-specific demethylase JMJ706 yields MAGNEEVAPKPASCGARLRRRLDSSLKEEVPTRDPFLKHRGKKFDLSSLDWIDQIPECPVFCPSVEEFEDPFVYLSKIAPVAAKYGICKIVSPICASVPVGTVLMKEKGGLKFTTRVQPLRLAEWSADDKFAFFMSGRKYTFRDFEKMANKGFVRRYSSAACLPPRYMEEEFWHEIAFGKMDSVEYACDIDGSAFSSSPNDQLGSSKWNLKKLSRLSKSILRLLRTAIPGVTDPMLYIGMLFSMFAWHVEDHYLYSINYHHCGAPKTWYAVPGKAAPEFEKVVREHVYDHEILSGERETAAFDILLGKTTMFPPNILLHHHVPVYRAIQRPGEFVITFPRAYHSGFSHGFNCGEAVNFAVGEWFPLGAIASQRYALLNRIPLLPYEELLCKETALLAHEFSMSGHKDITTSTGDSHIEQCMKVPFVQLMRLQHCVRWSLMKMGARTYYKADIDVTVLCGICRRDCYVAHLMCNCRVDAICLCHEEEIWKCPCSCDRTVFVRKDIFELETLSKKFEEENGTIDLVRKQIYHGSSIHSYFNSINHDVEYFPYCKIHIDVSDEVHSMSEARVLPYDLNKPYPAASTITFSFGPHDYSTQSDECTSSNRRIFSSSCPENSFTPETATINACPSSAPDQTCSSEKLAAEDTSDSDCEVFRVKRRSGITPDRRRTEDATITSFTENQVLKRLKKIHTDDRQQQKLVEVSSGKNDPVHTHYSRHCLDFISGNGDDSIATTKLKTRRQLDGNILEDEVASSQNPNGCNYLPPSVELGPKRLKILGPSFPSGNNALENCYTFQESDLASQYDQ; encoded by the exons ATGGCAGGGAATGAGGAAGTTGCTCCGAAACCTGCGTCATGCGGGGCAAGGTTACGTAGGAGACTTGATTCATCACTAAAAGAGGAAGTGCCCACGAGGGACCCATTCTTGAAGCACAGAGGGAAGAAGTTTGATCTATCTAGCCTAGATTGGATTGATCAGATTCCAGAATGTCCAGTTTTTTGTCCTTCTGTTGAGGAGTTTGAGGATCCATTTGTTTATCTCAGCAAAATTGCCCCTGTTGCTGCAAAATATG GTATATGCAAGATTGTTTCACCTATATGTGCTTCTGTACCTGTTGGAACTGTACTTATGAAGGAAAAAGGTGGGCTAAAGTTTActaccagagtgcagcctctccgtcTTGCTGAATGGTCCGCGGATGACAAGTTTGCTTTCTTCATGAGTGGAAG AAAATACACATTTCGAGATTTTGAGAAGATGGCAAATAAAGGATTTGTTCGGAGATACTCTAGTGCTGCTTGTCTTCCACCAAGGTATATGGAAGAGGAATTTTGGCATGAAATAGCATTTGGCAAGATGGACTCTGTTGAGTATGCATGCGATATTGATGGTAGTGCTTTCTCGTCTTCTCCGAATGACCAACTTGGAAGTAGCAAATGGAACCTAAAG AAACTTTCTCGGTTGTCCAAATCAATTCTACGTCTTCTGAGAACAGCAATTCCA GGAGTAACTGACCCAATGTTGTATATCGGAATGCTCTTTAGTATGTTTGCCTGGCATGTGGAAGACCATTACTTGTACAG CATTAACTATCATCACTGTGGGGCTCCAAAAACATGGTATGCGGTTCCAGGAAAAGCTGCTCCAGAATTTGAGAAAGTGGTACGTGAGCATGTATATGATCATGAAATTTTATCAGGTGAAAGAGAAACTGCAGCATTTGATATCCTTTTGGGGAAGACTACAATGTTCCCTCCAAATATTCTACTGCATCATCATGTTCCAGTTTACCGAGCTATACAGAGACCTGGAGAGTTTGTGATCACATTTCCTCGAGCGTACCATTCAGGTTTCAGCCATG GTTTTAATTGTGGCGAGGCAGTGAATTTTGCTGTTGGTGAATGGTTCCCGCTTGGAGCAATTGCTAGTCAACGTTATGCACTTCTAAATAGGATACCACTACTGCCTTATGAGGAACTTCTTTGTAAAGAGACGGCACTTCTTGCTCACGAATTTTCTATGTCTGGTCATAAAGATATTACAACATCAACTGGCGATAGTCACATTGAGCAGTGTATGAAAGTTCCTTTTGTGCAGTTGATGCGTCTCCAGCATTGTGTCCGTTGGTCACTTATGAAAATGGGAGCTCGCACATACTATAAAGCAGATATTGATGTGACAGTTCTCTGTGGCATATGCAGACGTGACTGCTACGTGGCTCATCTTATGTGTAACTGCAGAGTTGATGCAATTTGCCTTTGTCATG AGGAAGAGATTTGGAAGTGCCCTTGCAGCTGCGATCGTACTGTATTTGTGAGGAAAGACATCTTTGAGTTGGAAACATTGTCAAAGAAATTCGAGGAGGAAAATGGAACAATCGATTTAGTTAGAAAGCAAATCTATCATGGCTCTAGCATACATTCTTACTTCAACAGCATTAATCATGATGTTGAATACTTCCCGTACTGTAAGATTCACATAGATGTATCTGATGAAGTTCATAGTATGTCAGAGGCACGTGTTCTTCCATACGATCTGAACAAGCCATATCCTGCTGCATCAACAATAACATTTTCCTTTGGACCCCATGATTATTCTACACAAAGTGAT GAGTGCACTAGTTCTAACAGAAGAATCTTCTCTAGCTCTTGTCCTGAGAATTCATTTACTCCTGAAACTGCAACCATTAATGCATGCCCTTCGTCTGCACCTGATCAAACATGCTCTTCTGAAAAATTGGCTGCAGAAGATACTTCTGATTCTGATTGTGAGGTATTCAGGGTGAAGAGAAGGTCAGGCATAACTCCTGATAGAAGGCGTACAGAAGATGCAACAATAACAAGTTTCACTGAGAATCAG GTATTAAAACGGTTGAAGAAAATCCATACAGATGACAGACAGCAGCAAAAGTTAGTGGAAGTATCCAGCGGCAAAAATGATCCTGTCCATACCCATTATTCTCGACATTGTCTTGATTTTATTTCTGGCAATGGAGATGACTCAATAGCTACAACCAAATTGAAGACGAGACGTCAACTAGATGGAAATATTTTGGAAGATGAAGTTGCTTCCAGCCAAAATCCTAATGGCTGCAACTACCTACCTCCATCTGTAGAGCTTGGGCCGAAGCGCTTGAAAATTCTTGGCCCATCCTTTCCCAGTGGGAATAACGCATTGGAAAATTGTTATACATTCCAGGAAAGTGACTTGGCTAGTCAGTATGACCAATGA